In the genome of Aspergillus luchuensis IFO 4308 DNA, chromosome 2, nearly complete sequence, one region contains:
- a CDS encoding uncharacterized protein (COG:S;~EggNog:ENOG410Q2BC), producing MDVDILTLYGPGMSFYRSQIQLSSSKENGIVGKAKLSSLSRYSSALESLKVSNQNLDHKMSTLRSNVFRLKTDLSKLQRHVRAFHNELLTTWQADTLTRLVEVVYERQNWKLPGGVAVGDHIHLSRERQSRILATAARRIRKPILRKNFGLSVQYYSALQRYDEIVHLRSTNAFRTECTFARRLVSEKENHWGMYRFWGALFPLCYSRSVEESAEIF from the exons ATGGATGTCGATATTCTCACCCTATATGGACCTGGGATGTCATTTTATCGGTCGCAGATTCAGTTGTCGTCTTCGAAAGAGAATGGTATAGTAGGAAAGGCGAAATTGTCCTCACTATCG AGATACTCCTCAGCTCTTGAGTCGCTGAAGGTCAGCAATCAGAACCTGGACCATAAAATGAGCACGCTACGCTCCAATGTATTCCGACTCAAAACCGATTTGTCGAAGCTCCAGCGCCACGTTAGGGCGTTTCATAATGAGCTCTTGACCACATGGCAGGCTGACACGCTTACCCGGCTGGTTGAAGTTGTCTACGAGCGACAAAATTGGAAGTTACCAGGAGGGGTCGCTGTCGGTGATCACATCCACTTGAGCCGCGAGAGACAGTCACGCATCTTGGCCACTGCTGCGAGGAGGATCAGAAAGCCGATACTGAGAAAGAATTTTGGGCTCTCGGTGCAGTACTACTCGGCTCTACAGAGATACGACGAG ATTGTCCACCTGCGCAGTACGAACGCTTTTCGGACGGAATGCACATTTGCTCGAAGACTAGTCTCAGAAAAGGAGAATCACTGGGGCATGTATCGATTTTGGGGGGCACTGTTTCCTCTCTGCTATAGTCGGTCTGTGGAGGAGAGCGCCGAAATATTCTGA
- a CDS encoding putative alcohol dehydrogenase (COG:C;~EggNog:ENOG410PHMT;~InterPro:IPR013154,IPR013149,IPR036291,IPR011032, IPR020843;~PFAM:PF00107,PF08240,PF13602;~go_function: GO:0016491 - oxidoreductase activity [Evidence IEA];~go_process: GO:0055114 - oxidation-reduction process [Evidence IEA]) encodes MSKAIFLNPVDGKPGKPGQVYYPLAVKTLPQPVPQGREVLVKLTATSLNHRDVFLRQHLYPGVTFDVPMGADGTGTVIAAGEGVRDPQRWIGKRVVINPGVGWKESLDGPEDPKGYRIMGGTKSYNKGTMQEYLAIDEGELEEVPEHLSDAEAASFPLTGLTAWRALVVKAGERNSSKGAAVLVTGIGGGVALMALKLAVARGVDVYVTSSSEEKIRKAVELGAKGGVNYKQEKWEQKLLELLPTGKVAFDAIIDGAGGDSVDKAVKLLKPGGALCVYGMTVAPQMPFSMKAVLKNIDVRGCTMGSRKEFKEMVEFIKTHKIHPVISRVLQTDLEDIPAIDGIYEDMKEGKQFGKLVIEFGKTSGSKL; translated from the exons ATGTCGaaagccatcttcctcaacccAGTCGATGGTAAACCCGGAAAGCCGGGTCAAGTCTACTACCCCCTCGCTGTGAAGACCCTTCCCCAGCCTGTACCTCAAGGCCGCGAGGTTTTGGTAAAGCTCACAGCTACATCGCTAAACCACCGCGATGTGTTCCTTCGTCAACACCTCTATCCGGGCGTCACCTTTGACGTTCCCATGGGTGCCGACGGTACAGGAACCGTGATAGCCGCCGGTGAAGGAGTGCGCGATCCGCAACGCTGGATCGGGAAGCGGGTGGTCATCAATCCCGGAGTAGGGTGGAAGGAGTCTCTGGATGGACCGGAAGATCCGAAAGGGTACAGGATCATGGGCGGGACGAAATCGTACAACAAGGGGACGATGCAGGAGTATCTCGCTATCGATGAaggggagctggaagaggtgCCGGAGCATCTGTCGGATGCAGAGGCGGCGTCGTTTCCGCTTACTGGCTTGACAGCGTGGAGAGCGCTGGTGGTCAAGGCTGGAGAGAGGAATTCGAGCAAAGGAGCTGCAGTCCTGGTGACTGgcattgggggtggtgtggCATTGATGGCGCTCAAGCTCGCGGTGGCTAGGGGCGTGGATGTCTATGTGACGAGCTCTagtgaggagaagatccgGAAGGCAGTTGAGCTAGGGGCTAAGGGAGGTGTGAATTACAAGCAGGAGAAGTGGGAGCAGAAGTTATTGGAGTTGTTGCCTACAGGGAAAGTGGCTTTCGATGCGATTATTGACGGAGCAGGAGGGGATTCGGTGGACAAGGCTGTCAAGTTGCTTAAG CCTGGTGGTGCTCTCTGTGTGTATGGTATGACGGTCGCACCGCAGATGCCGTTCTCCATGAAGGCTGTTCTGAAGAATATTGATGTCCGGGGCTGTACGATGGGCTCGCGCAAGGAGTTCAAGGAGATGGTTGAGTTCATCAAGACGCACAAGATCCATCCAGTCATCTCACGCGTTTTGCAGACTGATCTGGAGGATATCCCTGCGATCGATGGGATTTATGAGGATatgaaggaagggaagcaatTCGGGAAGCTGGTGATTGAGTTCGGGAAGACCTCTGGAAGCAAACTGTGA